The Calonectris borealis chromosome 13, bCalBor7.hap1.2, whole genome shotgun sequence genome contains a region encoding:
- the SLC25A14 gene encoding brain mitochondrial carrier protein 1, which translates to MSALNWKPFVYGGLASIVAEFGTFPVDLTKTRLQVQGQSADARFREVRYRGMFHALFRICREEGGRALYSGIAPALLRQASYGTIKIGIYQSLKRLFVDRMEDETLLINVICGVVSGVISSAIANPTDVLKIRMQAQGSLFQGGMIGSFIDIYQQEGTRGLWRGVVPTAQRAAIVVGVELPVYDITKKHLILSGLMGDTIFAHFVSSFTCGLAGAIASNPVDVVRTRMMNQRAIVGSTELYRGTLDGLVKTWKSEGFFALYKGFWPNWLRLGPWNIIFFITYEQLKRLPF; encoded by the exons ATGTCCGCGCTGAACTGGAAACCCTTCGTGTACGGCGGGCTCGCCTCCATCGTGGCCGAGTTCG GCACCTTCCCCGTGGACCTCACCAAGACGCGCCTGCAGGTGCAGGGCCAGAGCGCCGATGCGCGGTTCCGCGAGGTCCGGTACCGCGGCATGTTCCACGCCCTCTTCCGCATCTGCCGTGAGGAGGGCGGCCGCGCCCTCTACTCGGG GATCGCCCCTGCGTTGCTGAGACAGGCCTCTTATGGCACCATAAAGATCGGCATTTACCAGAGCTTGAAGCGCCTGTTTGTAGATCGCATGGAAG ATGAAACGTTGCTAATCAATGTAATCTGCGGAGTGGTTTCAGGGGTGATCTCCTCTGCAATTGCCAATCCGACAGATGTGCTGAAG ATTCGAATGCAGGCTCAAGGCAGTTTATTCCAGGGTGGCATGATTGGCAGCTTCATCGACATCTACCAGCAGGAGGGTACCCGAGGCCTCTGGAGG GGTGTTGTCCCAACAGCTCAGAGAGCCGCCATCGTGGTCGGGGTGGAACTGCCAGTCTACGACATCACCAAGAAGCACTTAATTCTGTCAGGCCTGATGGGTGACACCATCTTTGCCCACTTCGT TTCCAGTTTTACATGTGGGCTGGCTGGGGCCATTGCCTCCAACCCTGTGGACGTGGTGCGGACACGGATGATGAACCAGCGGGCAATAGTGGGCAGCACGGAGCTCTATAGGGGCACTCTGGATGGCCTTGTGAAG aCATGGAAGAGCGAGGGCTTCTTTGCACTCTATAAAGGTTTCTGGCCCAACTGGCTTCGGCTCGGTCCCTGGAACATCATT TTTTTTATCACATATGAGCAGTTGAAGCGACTTCCATTCTGA
- the MARS2 gene encoding methionine--tRNA ligase, mitochondrial, with protein sequence MLRRPRRLLLPPRRAAATAAGPGRRLLLSTPIFYANGPPHIGHLYSALLADALHRHRSLCGAGPGRLSTGTDEHGLKIQQAAAAAGTSPPELCERVSGLFRQALTQAAVSFTDFTRTSEPRHQRAVRHFWGALRDGGALYKGSYEGWYCTPEECFLPESQLAERRDAQGRPCKVSLETGHQVHWTKEENYMFRLSAFRDPLRKWLRDNPHAISPDPFYQCVLRWLEEDLPDLSVSRESSRLQWGIPVPSDSTQTIYVWVDALVNYLSVVGYPETHGEWWPAAHHVVGKDILKFHAVYWPALLMAAGLAPPARIFVHSHWTVRGQKMSKSLGNVIDPFACIGQYTVDGFRYFLLRQGVPERDCDYYDEKVVKLVNSELADALGGLLNRSTALSINPSNTYPFFSESCFPKILDYRGTKAVGRASAEDYEFVASVASLPLQVASYFEGFQIYKALECVALCVRQTNSFFQRHSPWKLNRKDPAEELWLDTIIHVTLECLRVYGTLLQPVIPHTADKLLSRLAVEPEERGLSGLTFLPRYNGKPCPFEGRQLGPDTGVLFHRLEKSRQHQIETRKL encoded by the exons cccgccgcgccgccgccaccgccgccgggccgggccgccgcctcTTGCTCTCCACGCCCATCTTCTACGCTAACGGGCCGCCGCACATCGGGCACCTCTACTCCGCCCTGCTGGCCGACGCGCTGCACCGCCACCGCAGCCTCTGCGGCGCCGGCCCGGGCCGCCTCTCCACGG GGACCGATGAGCACGGGCTGAAGATCCAGCAGGCCGCGGCCGCCGCAGGGACGTCGCCCCCGGAGCTCTGCGAGCGGGTCTCGGGCCTTTTCCGCCAGGCCTTGACCCAGGCCGCCGTCTCCTTCACTGACTTCACCCGCACCAGCGAGCCCCGCCACCAGCGAGCCGTGCGTCATTTTTGGGGCGCCCTGCGGGACGGCGGGGCACTCTACAAAGGGTCTTACGAGGGCTGGTACTGCACTCCCGAGGAGTGCTTCCTGCCCGAGAGCCAGCTGGCCGAGCGCAGGGATGCCCAGGGACGCCCGTGCAAGGTGTCGTTGGAGACCGGCCATCAG GTGCACTGGACCAAAGAGGAGAATTACATGTTCAGGCTCTCGGCCTTCCGGGATCCGTTGCGGAAGTGGCTCCGGGACAACCCACATGCCATTTCCCCTGACCCTTTCTACCAGTGCGTGCTCCGCTGGCTGGAAGAGGACTTGCCAGATTTGTCTGTCTCTCGTGAGAGCAGCCGGCTGCAGTGGGGTATCCCTGTTCCCAGTGACTCAACACAAACTATTTATGTATGGGTAGATGCCTTGGTGAACTATCTGAGCGTGGTGGGCTACCCTGAGACACACGGTGAGTGGTGGCCTGCTGCGCACCATGTTGTGGGCAAGGACATCCTCAAGTTTCATGCTGTCTACTGGCCAGCGCTGCtgatggcagcagggctggctcccCCCGCGCGAATCTTTGTGCACTCCCACTGGACTGTCCGTGGGCAGAAGATGTCCAAAAGCCTGGGCAACGTGATTGACCCCTTTGCTTGTATTGGGCAGTACACAGTAGATGGATTTCGGTACTTCCTGCTAAGGCAGGGTGTACCTGAGCGCGATTGTGACTATTATGATGAGAAGGTTGTTAAGCTAGTGAATTCAGAACTCGCAGATGCTCTTGGGGGGCTTCTGAATCGGTCAACAGCCCTCAGCATTAACCCCAGCAACACTTACCCTTTTTTCTCAGAGTCTTGTTTTCCAAAGATCTTGGATTACAGGGGGACAAAAGCCGTGGGTAGGGCTTCTGCTGAAGACTATGAGTTTGTGGCATCTGTGGCTTCTCTGCCTCTGCAGGTGGCTAGTTATTTTGAAGGTTTCCAGATCTACAAGGCTTTAGAATGTGTTGCCCTGTGCGTAAGGCAGACCAACAGTTTCTTCCAGAGACACAGTCCTTGGAAACTCAACCGAAAAGACCCTGCAGAGGAGCTCTGGCTTGACACCATCATCCACGTTACGCTGGAATGCCTGCGTGTCTATGGGACCCTCCTGCAACCTGTGATCCCACACACTGCAGACAAGTTGCTTTCCAGGCTGGCTGTTGAGCCAGAAGAGAGAGGTCTCTCGGGTTTGACATTTCTGCCACGCTACAACGGGAAGCCGTGTCCCTTTGAAGGGAGACAGCTTGGACCTGACACCGGCGTCTTATTTCACAGACTAGAAAAGTCAAGACAGCATCAAATAGAAACCAGGAAGCTCTAG
- the RAB33A gene encoding ras-related protein Rab-33A has protein sequence MAAGGGGRPPGPDSSLEPYVQTRIFKIIVIGDSNVGKTCLTFRFCGGTFPEKTEATIGVDFREKTVEIEGERIKVQVWDTAGQERFRKSMVEHYYRNVHAVVFVYDVTKMTSFTNLKMWIEECNGHAVPPLVPRVLVGNKCDLKDLIQVPSSMALKFADAHNMLLFETSAKDPKESQNVDAIFMCLACRLKVQRSLLCRDLEGRPGQARRLEPTHDANSKNSCPC, from the exons atggcggcgggcggcggcgggcggccgccgggccccgaCTCCTCGCTGGAGCCCTACGTGCAGACCCGCATCTTTAAGATCATCGTGATCGGAGACTCCAACGTGGGCAAGACGTGCCTGACCTTCCGCTTCTGCGGGGGCACCTTCCCCGAGAAGACCGAGGCCACCATCGGCGTGGACTTCCGCGAGAAGACGGTGGAGATCGAGGGGGAGCGCATCAAG GTGCAAGTGTGGGACACGGCTGGCCAGGAGAGGTTTCGGAAGAGCATGGTAGAGCATTACTACCGCAACGTGCACGCCGTCGTCTTCGTTTACGATGTCACAAAGATGACCTCCTTCACCAACCTCAAGATGTGGATCGAGGAATGCAACGGGCACGCGGTGCCCCCCCTTGTTCCCAGGGTGCTCGTTGGGAACAAGTGTGACTTGAAGGACCTGATCCAAGTGCCATCCAGCATGGCCCTGAAGTTCGCCGATGCTCACAACATGCTTTTGTTTGAGACCTCGGCCAAGGACCCTAAGGAGAGCCAGAACGTGGACGCCATTTTCATGTGCCTGGCCTGCCGGCTGAAGGTGCAGCGCTCGCTGCTCTGCCGGGACCTGGAGGGGCGGCCGGGCCAGGCCCGCAGGCTGGAGCCAACGCATGATGCCAACAGTAAAAACTCCTGCCCGTGCTga
- the RBMX2 gene encoding RNA-binding motif protein, X-linked 2: CPPLSPLTKVKLINELNAREAELGVQEAVSWHAEYKDSAWIFVGGLHYELTEGDVICVFSQYGEVVNINLVRDKKTGKSKGFCFLCYEDQRSTILAVDNFNGIKIKGRTIRVDHVANYRPPKESDDLDDVTKALHAKGCGVKTPPHTSSDSQSEDDDVSVKKQKDKEKSRQERPKQSSQAAKRAVSAEEAHPRIKIKKEKEDPAYERYASGSQQPWKGSERKPASRMQRDEEERRHQRPSERRGEKSCQDQRGQSGLWEEREKREEAGRKGDGHSRRREECPEGGRSRERGAREPHPRHRERGSVRGSSRC, translated from the exons tgccctcccctcagccccctgacGAAGGTGAAGCTGATCAACGAGCTGAACGCGCGGGAGGCGGAGCTGGGCGTGCAGGAGGCGGTCTCGTGGCACGCGGAGTACAAGGACAGCGCCTGGATCTTCGTCG gagGGCTGCACTACGAGCTGACGGAGGGGGATGTCATCTGCGTGTTCTCGCA GTACGGGGAGGTCGTCAACATTAACCTGGTGCGGGACAAGAAGACCGGAAAGTCCAAAggcttttgctttctgtgctaTGAGGACCAGAGGAGCACCATTCTTGCTGTTGACAACTTCAATGGGATCAAG ATTAAAGGAAGGACGATTCGAGTGGACCACGTGGCCAACTATCGGCCCCCCAAAGAGTCTGATGACTTAGATGACGTCACAAAAGCCCTCCATGCAAAGGGCTGTGGAGTTAAAACGCCACCTCATACGTCATCCGATTCCCAGTCGGAAGATGATGATGTGTCCgtaaaaaagcagaaag ATAAGGAGAAAAGCCGACAGGAGCGGCCAAAGCAGAGCTCGCAGGCTGCGAAGAGGGCGGTGTCCGCAGAGGAGGCGCACCCCAGAATCAAGAttaagaaggagaaggaggaccCTGCCTATGAGCGCTACGCCAGCGGGAGCCAGCAGCCCTGGAAGGGCTCCGAGAGGAAGCCTGCGAGCAGGATGCAGCGAGACGAGGAGGAGCGGAGGCACCAGCGGCCTTCggagagaagaggggagaagagCTGCCAGGACCAGAGGGGACAAAGCGGTTtgtgggaagagagggagaagagagaggaggctgGCAGGAAGGGCGACGGGCACAGCAGGCGGCGAGAAGAGTGTCCCGAGGGAGGCAGATCCCGGGAGCGCGGCGCCAGGGAGCCCCATCCCCGGCACAGGGAGCGGGGCTCCGTCAGAGGCTCCAGCCGCTGCTGA